The following are encoded together in the Thiobacillus sp. SCUT-2 genome:
- the fabI gene encoding enoyl-ACP reductase FabI, which produces MGFLAGKRLLITGVISNRSIAYGIAGACKREGAELAFTYQNDRIKDRVVEFAQEFGSDLVFPCDVASDEEIDALFAELGKHWDGFDGLVHSIAFAPKSALSGDYLASVTRENFRVAHDISSYSFAALAKAALPLMEGRKAALLTLSYLGAIRTAPNYNVMGLAKASLESNVYYMAQSLGPKGIRVNAVSAGPIKTLAASGIANFGDKLDLVAKNAPLRRNVTIEEVGNAAAFLLSDLASGITGEITYVDAGFNTTAGGSE; this is translated from the coding sequence ATGGGATTTCTTGCAGGAAAACGCTTGCTCATCACCGGCGTCATTTCCAACCGTTCGATTGCGTACGGCATCGCGGGTGCGTGCAAACGCGAAGGTGCCGAGCTGGCTTTCACCTACCAGAATGACCGCATCAAGGACCGTGTCGTCGAGTTTGCCCAGGAGTTCGGCTCGGACCTGGTGTTCCCCTGCGACGTCGCCAGCGACGAGGAAATCGATGCGCTATTCGCGGAACTCGGCAAGCACTGGGACGGGTTCGACGGCTTGGTGCACTCGATCGCGTTTGCGCCGAAATCGGCGCTGTCCGGCGACTATCTCGCCTCGGTCACCCGCGAGAACTTCCGCGTCGCGCACGACATCAGCTCCTACAGCTTCGCCGCGCTGGCCAAGGCCGCCCTGCCGCTGATGGAAGGCCGCAAGGCCGCGCTGCTGACGCTGTCCTACCTCGGCGCCATCCGCACTGCACCGAACTACAACGTCATGGGCCTGGCCAAGGCAAGCCTCGAATCGAACGTCTACTACATGGCGCAAAGCCTCGGTCCGAAGGGAATCCGCGTCAACGCCGTGTCGGCCGGCCCGATCAAGACGCTCGCCGCCAGCGGCATCGCCAACTTCGGCGACAAGCTCGACCTCGTCGCCAAGAACGCGCCGCTGCGCCGGAACGTGACGATCGAGGAAGTCGGCAACGCCGCCGCGTTCCTGCTCTCGGACCTCGCGTCCGGCATCACCGGCGAGATCACCTACGTCGACGCCGGCTTCAACACCACGGCCGGCGGATCCGAATAA